Proteins encoded together in one bacterium window:
- a CDS encoding type IV pilus twitching motility protein PilT — MDLDVLLEELVLKEGSDLHLRVGEPPVFRVAGNLERTDYQPLFDQDIEEVIYGLMKPLQRKLFEQALEFDMAYEIPGVARFRVNCFKQMNHVGVVMRIIPLKIKTIDEWGYPAVMKRIAELNRGLVLVTGPTGSGKSTTLAAMIEHINSVMKKHIITIEDPIEFLHRDKSSIIEQREIGIDTSSYAEALRRAIRQNPDIILVGEMRDLETIGQTITAAETGHLVFSTLHTIDAVQTIDRIIDVFPPSQQQQIRLQLSTCLQAVITETLVRRKDGAGRVAAFEIMACTPAIRSAIREAKTPQIYSAIQTGSKLGMIQMDQYLRNLLHQGLIEMEEAIAHCTNPDEFEKRV; from the coding sequence ATCGATCTCGACGTCCTGCTCGAAGAACTTGTTTTAAAAGAGGGCTCTGATCTGCATTTGCGGGTCGGCGAACCGCCGGTCTTCAGGGTCGCGGGCAACCTGGAACGGACCGATTATCAGCCCCTTTTTGATCAGGATATCGAGGAAGTTATCTACGGGTTGATGAAACCGCTCCAGCGTAAGTTGTTCGAACAAGCGCTGGAATTCGACATGGCTTACGAGATCCCGGGCGTCGCCCGCTTCCGGGTGAACTGCTTCAAGCAGATGAACCATGTGGGCGTTGTCATGAGGATCATCCCGCTCAAGATCAAGACGATCGACGAATGGGGATACCCGGCGGTCATGAAACGGATCGCCGAGCTGAACCGCGGTCTTGTACTGGTCACGGGACCGACCGGCAGCGGGAAATCCACGACCCTGGCCGCGATGATCGAACATATCAATTCGGTGATGAAGAAGCATATTATCACGATCGAGGATCCGATCGAGTTCCTGCACCGCGACAAGTCTTCGATCATCGAGCAGCGCGAGATCGGCATCGACACGTCCTCTTACGCCGAAGCCCTGCGCCGCGCGATCCGCCAGAACCCGGATATAATCCTGGTCGGCGAGATGCGCGACCTGGAAACGATCGGCCAGACCATAACCGCGGCTGAGACCGGCCACCTGGTATTCTCCACGCTGCACACGATCGACGCGGTCCAGACCATCGACCGGATCATCGACGTGTTCCCGCCATCGCAGCAGCAGCAGATCCGGCTTCAGCTTTCGACCTGCCTGCAAGCGGTGATCACCGAGACCCTGGTGCGCCGCAAAGACGGCGCCGGCAGGGTCGCGGCATTCGAGATCATGGCTTGCACACCGGCGATCCGCAGCGCGATCCGGGAAGCCAAAACACCGCAGATCTACTCGGCGATCCAGACCGGTTCCAAGCTCGGCATGATCCAGATGGACCAGTATCTGAGAAACCTTTTGCATCAGGGATTGATCGAGATGGAAGAGGCGATCGCGCATTGCACCAATCCCGATGAGTTCGAAAAAAGAGTGTGA
- a CDS encoding MFS transporter: MIALIGLFPKNRTPFLLSLLAIFITLPVLVFGPIAGVLVDRWHKKNVMVICDALRMLCALAIPLVFALTHNIYPVFALVFAMFLLALFFNTARSAIIPNLVAKKRILAANSVINLIGRGATFLGMLLGGVIIDWRWWKAALGIDGWAAAFIIDALTFAISAVMLYVMKVDLAFRKVEETHLQARGLYLLIYNGLRKIIHDLLDAVKSIIKIRDLLFAICTIFLMIIAGSVIYVLVIPIVQQEMAWGTSGVGILASVGAIGLLVGAYLTGIAGHHYDLKMTMLVCFVVIGGVLIAFPFLNNFYVFCLLCLIGGIAISPVFIGQDTLIHRSADELIRGRIFSLREWILNGSFALVALIIGSVATFVSRRLLFVFFGAIVILGAAFGAIAINRGKSSAVPSNSH, translated from the coding sequence TTGATCGCGCTCATCGGTCTTTTCCCGAAAAACCGCACGCCCTTCTTGCTCTCGCTGCTCGCCATTTTCATCACGCTGCCGGTCCTGGTGTTCGGCCCGATCGCCGGCGTCCTGGTCGACCGCTGGCATAAGAAGAATGTCATGGTGATATGCGATGCGCTGCGCATGCTTTGCGCTCTGGCGATACCGCTGGTATTTGCCCTCACGCACAACATCTATCCGGTCTTTGCACTGGTCTTCGCCATGTTCCTGCTGGCGCTTTTCTTCAACACGGCGCGCAGCGCGATTATCCCGAACCTGGTCGCCAAGAAACGCATTCTCGCTGCCAACTCCGTCATTAACCTTATCGGCCGGGGGGCGACGTTCCTGGGCATGCTGCTGGGCGGTGTTATCATTGACTGGCGGTGGTGGAAGGCCGCGCTGGGCATCGACGGCTGGGCGGCCGCTTTCATCATTGACGCGCTGACCTTTGCGATATCTGCGGTAATGCTTTATGTAATGAAAGTCGATCTCGCCTTCCGTAAAGTCGAAGAAACACATCTGCAGGCCAGGGGGCTCTATCTGCTCATATATAACGGGCTGCGGAAGATCATCCACGATCTGCTTGACGCGGTCAAAAGCATCATCAAGATCCGGGACCTGCTGTTCGCCATCTGCACTATCTTTCTCATGATCATCGCGGGCAGCGTGATCTATGTCCTGGTGATCCCGATCGTCCAGCAGGAAATGGCATGGGGCACGAGCGGTGTCGGCATCCTCGCGTCCGTGGGTGCGATCGGTTTGCTCGTCGGCGCCTACCTTACCGGCATTGCCGGGCATCACTACGACCTGAAGATGACAATGCTCGTATGTTTCGTTGTTATTGGCGGCGTGTTGATAGCATTTCCGTTCCTGAACAATTTCTACGTATTCTGTCTGCTGTGCCTGATCGGAGGGATCGCGATATCACCGGTGTTCATCGGCCAGGATACGCTGATTCATCGCAGCGCCGACGAGCTCATCCGGGGCCGGATATTCTCCCTGCGCGAATGGATCCTTAACGGCTCCTTTGCCCTGGTGGCGCTGATCATCGGGTCGGTAGCGACGTTCGTGTCAAGACGCCTGCTGTTCGTATTTTTCGGCGCGATCGTCATCCTGGGTGCGGCATTCGGCGCCATCGCCATCAACCGTGGTAAAAGCTCTGCAGTTCCATCGAATAGCCACTGA
- a CDS encoding lysophospholipid acyltransferase family protein has translation MAQITPPKAAERIAMIMGKLACSLNKVGRSYIRANLDHIFAHDNIPVRDLNNYVLKTFQNYTRVLVDFFRLGFISADELIQDVEPVGIENCAAALKYKRGSIMITFHLGNWDYAGSYLAAINYPMSALVEELEPAMLELYTRHRERTGMQTYPLAKSAYAFLDIIRKNRILAILADRDIANNGITVTVFDGKRNIPRNLGSIIVRKKLPVLFGHLTLNPIGKKHRYRGCVDPPLFFTSEDEFHAALVRKMEELIKTYPDQWFVFQPEWIA, from the coding sequence ATGGCACAGATCACACCGCCCAAGGCTGCCGAGCGCATTGCGATGATCATGGGCAAACTAGCTTGTTCGCTGAATAAAGTCGGACGTTCATATATCCGCGCCAACCTCGATCACATCTTTGCTCACGACAATATACCGGTCCGCGATCTCAATAACTACGTCCTAAAAACTTTCCAAAATTACACGCGCGTCCTGGTCGATTTCTTCAGGCTTGGTTTTATATCGGCCGATGAACTCATCCAGGATGTGGAGCCGGTCGGCATTGAGAACTGCGCCGCCGCATTGAAATACAAAAGGGGCAGCATAATGATCACGTTCCACCTCGGCAACTGGGATTATGCCGGTTCCTATCTTGCCGCCATCAACTACCCGATGAGCGCGCTCGTCGAGGAACTCGAGCCAGCTATGCTCGAACTGTACACCCGCCACCGCGAACGCACCGGTATGCAGACCTATCCGCTCGCGAAATCCGCCTATGCTTTTCTTGACATTATCCGGAAAAACCGCATCCTGGCCATTCTGGCGGACCGCGATATTGCCAATAACGGCATCACCGTCACGGTCTTCGATGGTAAAAGGAACATCCCCCGCAACCTGGGATCCATTATCGTCCGCAAGAAACTGCCGGTCCTCTTTGGCCACCTCACGCTCAACCCGATAGGTAAAAAACACCGTTACCGCGGATGCGTTGACCCGCCGTTGTTCTTTACCAGCGAGGATGAATTCCATGCTGCACTGGTGCGGAAAATGGAAGAATTGATCAAAACATATCCTGACCAGTGGTTTGTTTTCCAGCCCGAATGGATAGCATGA
- the recG gene encoding ATP-dependent DNA helicase RecG, translated as MAKKTFLKLSSPVQYIKGVGPKRSEYLKNIGVELVGDLIFLVPRRYLDYSTVVKIKDIKVDDEVTTIGAVHAVRCQRTRKRGDLLNVLIHDETGALMLKWFNRPDLRKKFKVGDWLIVSGKATSYYGKQLINPLYEILEEEMVSEKKTGAIIPVYPLTEGLSIWDVRRFVRIALDECLGEVEESLPGYIMERNRLMQLDRAIRALHFPASVADAADARRRMVYDEFFFFELALARRKAQLKDAPGFACRETGTLTRQLVDSLPYKLTAKQGEVIRQIADDMGRPKPMNRLLQGDVGAGKTVVALYAMLIAVENGCQAVLMAPTEILAEQHFLTMRDPMKNIGVAVTLLTGSLMSREREQAIQSIGSGAAQIIIGTHALIEEQVVFKRLGLVVVDEQHRFGVMQRAALVFKGSNPDFLVLSATPIPRTLALTLYGDLDISLLDEKPPGRGSVVTRIVHEKERLQTYEFIARHLAEGRQMFVICPIIERSEKLDLKSVREVHEEITRAFPEARVAVIHGRLETDERIMIMDEFRRGEIAVLVATTVIEVGVDIPNATLMIIEHPERFGLAQLHQLRGRIGRGMKESFCFLFLSSFLTQETYDRVALFASTTDGFVLARNDMKQRGPGEILGKRQHGLPDIRIGDLEDDQEILFLARDDAFGVVEKDPDLGLDEHQFIRRKVLRFAERESLLRIG; from the coding sequence GTGGCTAAAAAGACTTTTCTAAAGTTGTCCAGCCCAGTTCAGTACATAAAAGGAGTCGGCCCCAAGCGTTCAGAATATTTAAAAAATATCGGCGTAGAGCTGGTTGGCGATCTTATATTCCTGGTCCCGAGACGGTACCTGGATTACTCCACCGTCGTAAAGATAAAGGACATCAAGGTCGATGATGAGGTGACGACGATCGGCGCGGTGCACGCGGTCCGCTGCCAGCGCACGCGCAAGCGCGGCGACCTCTTGAATGTTCTCATTCATGACGAAACCGGAGCGCTGATGCTGAAATGGTTCAACCGGCCCGACCTGCGCAAGAAATTCAAGGTCGGTGATTGGCTGATCGTTTCCGGAAAGGCGACTTCTTACTATGGCAAGCAGCTTATCAATCCGTTGTACGAGATCCTGGAAGAAGAAATGGTATCGGAAAAGAAAACGGGCGCGATCATCCCGGTTTACCCGCTGACCGAGGGCCTGAGCATCTGGGACGTCCGGCGTTTTGTGCGGATCGCGCTCGATGAATGTCTCGGCGAGGTCGAAGAGTCGCTGCCCGGATACATAATGGAAAGAAATAGGCTCATGCAGCTTGACCGGGCGATCAGGGCACTGCACTTCCCGGCCAGCGTGGCTGATGCCGCGGACGCGCGGCGGCGGATGGTCTACGATGAGTTTTTCTTCTTTGAACTCGCGCTGGCGCGGCGCAAGGCGCAGCTCAAGGATGCGCCGGGATTTGCCTGCCGCGAAACCGGGACCCTGACGCGGCAGCTCGTGGATTCGCTGCCGTACAAGCTGACCGCAAAACAGGGTGAGGTTATCAGGCAGATCGCGGACGACATGGGGCGTCCCAAACCGATGAACCGCCTTTTGCAGGGCGATGTCGGGGCCGGGAAGACCGTCGTCGCGCTTTACGCGATGCTGATCGCGGTGGAGAACGGCTGCCAGGCGGTGCTGATGGCGCCCACCGAGATCCTGGCGGAGCAGCATTTTCTTACCATGCGCGATCCCATGAAGAATATCGGTGTTGCCGTGACGCTGCTGACCGGCAGCCTGATGTCCCGTGAGCGTGAACAGGCGATACAGAGCATCGGTTCGGGCGCGGCTCAGATCATAATCGGCACGCACGCGCTGATCGAAGAGCAGGTTGTTTTCAAGCGGTTGGGTCTGGTCGTGGTCGATGAGCAGCACCGGTTCGGCGTCATGCAGCGCGCCGCGCTCGTTTTCAAGGGATCAAACCCTGATTTTCTGGTCCTTTCCGCGACCCCGATCCCGCGAACCCTGGCCCTGACCCTGTACGGCGATCTTGATATTTCATTGCTCGATGAAAAGCCCCCGGGGCGGGGATCGGTCGTAACCCGGATCGTGCACGAAAAAGAACGACTGCAGACGTACGAGTTCATCGCCCGCCATCTGGCTGAAGGCCGGCAGATGTTCGTTATCTGCCCGATCATCGAACGGTCGGAAAAACTAGACTTGAAATCGGTGCGTGAAGTTCATGAGGAGATAACGCGCGCCTTTCCTGAAGCCCGCGTCGCGGTGATCCACGGGCGGCTGGAGACCGATGAGCGCATTATGATCATGGATGAATTCCGGCGGGGCGAGATCGCGGTGCTCGTCGCGACCACGGTGATCGAGGTCGGCGTTGACATTCCCAATGCCACGCTCATGATCATCGAACACCCGGAACGCTTTGGACTTGCGCAATTGCACCAGCTGCGGGGGCGGATCGGCCGGGGAATGAAGGAGTCGTTCTGCTTTCTGTTCCTCAGCTCTTTTTTAACCCAGGAAACCTATGACCGGGTCGCGCTGTTCGCTTCGACCACCGATGGCTTTGTTCTTGCCCGGAATGATATGAAGCAGCGCGGTCCCGGCGAAATACTCGGCAAACGCCAGCATGGCCTGCCCGATATCAGGATCGGTGACCTGGAAGATGACCAGGAGATCCTGTTCCTGGCCCGGGACGACGCATTCGGCGTGGTGGAGAAAGACCCGGACCTGGGCCTGGATGAACATCAGTTCATTCGCAGGAAAGTCCTGCGGTTCGCCGAACGCGAAAGCCTGCTGCGGATCGGCTGA
- a CDS encoding pyridoxal phosphate-dependent aminotransferase: MKHNTLSKRANIMPYSPIRKLATFADDAKKRGIKIFHLNIGQPDIDTPVEIFEAIRNHKETVLGYGPSGGLLDLRVAIVAYHRNLGLDIGLDNVWVTTGGSESIIFTLMSVCDPRDEVIVFEPYYTNYNGLSLMSSIKLVPIMTTVENGFHLPPAKVIEEKITSRTRAILINTPNNPTGTVLTEEEMFVLQTLCKKHDLFLVSDEVYREFVYDGKRQISALSMPEIEERVIVIDSISKRFSACGARVGFVISRNKQVMDAVLRFCQARLCPPTLEQIGAIAAYKHIDRYIRPMIEEYEKRRNVLFECIKTVPGVFGHKPEGAFYTVLRLPLKDADHFCQWLLTDFSHQDKTIMLAPANGFYSSLKKGRNEIRIAYVLKTADISEAMSLLGTALSVYKG; this comes from the coding sequence ATGAAGCACAATACATTGTCAAAAAGAGCCAATATCATGCCGTATTCACCGATCCGCAAGCTCGCGACCTTCGCGGATGATGCAAAAAAAAGAGGCATCAAGATTTTTCATCTCAACATCGGGCAGCCTGACATAGACACGCCGGTTGAGATCTTTGAAGCGATCAGGAATCACAAGGAGACCGTCCTGGGCTACGGGCCTTCGGGCGGTCTGCTGGACCTCAGGGTCGCGATCGTCGCTTACCACCGCAACCTCGGCCTTGACATCGGGCTCGACAATGTCTGGGTCACGACCGGTGGGAGCGAATCGATAATATTCACGCTGATGTCCGTCTGTGACCCCAGGGATGAGGTCATCGTTTTCGAACCCTATTATACCAATTATAACGGCCTTTCGCTGATGTCGAGCATCAAGCTGGTCCCGATAATGACAACGGTGGAGAACGGTTTCCACCTGCCGCCGGCAAAAGTGATCGAAGAAAAGATCACGTCCCGCACGCGGGCGATCCTCATCAACACGCCGAACAACCCGACCGGCACGGTACTCACCGAAGAAGAGATGTTCGTGCTGCAGACACTGTGCAAAAAACACGATCTCTTCCTCGTATCCGACGAGGTATACCGCGAATTCGTGTACGACGGCAAACGGCAGATCAGCGCTCTGTCTATGCCGGAGATCGAAGAACGGGTTATCGTCATCGACTCGATATCCAAACGGTTCTCGGCCTGCGGTGCGCGCGTGGGGTTCGTGATCAGCCGCAACAAACAGGTAATGGATGCCGTGCTCAGGTTCTGCCAGGCGCGCCTGTGCCCGCCCACGCTCGAACAGATCGGCGCGATCGCCGCGTACAAACACATTGACCGCTATATCAGGCCGATGATCGAAGAGTACGAGAAACGTCGTAATGTCCTCTTCGAATGCATCAAAACCGTGCCCGGCGTATTCGGGCACAAACCCGAAGGCGCTTTCTACACCGTCCTGAGACTGCCGTTGAAGGACGCCGACCATTTCTGCCAGTGGCTCCTTACTGATTTCAGCCACCAGGACAAGACCATCATGCTGGCGCCGGCAAACGGTTTTTATTCCTCTTTGAAAAAGGGCCGCAATGAGATCAGGATCGCTTACGTCCTGAAAACCGCGGACATTAGCGAAGCGATGAGCCTTCTCGGCACTGCCCTTTCAGTTTACAAGGGTTGA
- a CDS encoding type IV pilus twitching motility protein PilT, translating into MIRIQELLHAQIQYNASDLILKVGSPPILRVNGDLAPVNLPPITELDVESGIVEMLQKSQIEEFKKNSELDISYELPQVARFRVNFFKQRGHLGAVFRLIPAKIPTIDDLGFPKVLKDLVMRPRGLIVVTGPSGCGKSTTQAALIDFRNECDTSHIVTVEDPVEFIHTNKKALVTQREVGRDTHSFANALKFVLRQDPDVILVGEMRDLETISLAITAAETGHLVVTTLHTADAISTLDRIIDVFPPHQQNQIRMQLSLNLLCIFSQNLLKRVDGSGRIAAYEILIATGGVRNLIREAKTHQLLSILQTSQQQGMITFDACLANLVKRKIAGQKEAEVKALNPDAFHKEMEEISQTK; encoded by the coding sequence ATGATCCGCATCCAGGAACTACTGCACGCGCAGATCCAGTATAATGCCTCCGACCTGATCCTGAAAGTCGGTTCCCCGCCGATCCTCAGGGTCAACGGCGATCTTGCGCCCGTCAATCTTCCCCCAATCACGGAGCTCGACGTGGAATCAGGCATCGTGGAGATGCTGCAAAAGAGTCAGATCGAAGAGTTCAAGAAGAACAGCGAGCTTGACATTTCCTACGAGCTGCCGCAAGTCGCCCGGTTCCGGGTCAACTTTTTCAAGCAGCGCGGGCACCTGGGCGCCGTGTTCCGCCTTATTCCGGCCAAGATCCCGACGATCGATGATCTTGGTTTTCCCAAGGTATTGAAAGACCTGGTCATGCGGCCGCGCGGACTGATCGTCGTGACCGGCCCATCCGGCTGCGGCAAATCCACAACGCAGGCGGCGCTGATCGATTTCCGGAACGAATGCGATACCAGCCATATCGTGACAGTCGAAGATCCGGTCGAGTTCATCCATACTAACAAGAAAGCCCTGGTAACACAGCGCGAGGTCGGTCGGGACACGCATTCGTTCGCCAACGCCCTTAAATTCGTCCTGCGGCAGGACCCGGACGTGATCCTGGTGGGCGAGATGCGCGACCTCGAGACGATCTCCCTGGCCATCACCGCGGCAGAAACCGGTCATCTCGTCGTCACAACCCTGCACACCGCGGATGCCATTTCCACGCTGGACCGGATCATCGATGTCTTCCCGCCGCATCAGCAGAACCAGATCAGGATGCAGCTGTCACTCAACCTGCTCTGCATTTTTTCCCAGAACCTGCTCAAACGCGTTGACGGGTCAGGCCGGATCGCGGCGTACGAGATCCTGATCGCCACCGGCGGGGTGAGGAACCTTATCCGGGAAGCAAAGACGCACCAGCTGCTATCGATCCTCCAGACTTCGCAACAGCAGGGCATGATCACATTCGACGCATGCCTGGCGAATCTGGTAAAGAGAAAGATCGCCGGCCAAAAGGAGGCTGAGGTCAAGGCGCTCAATCCCGACGCGTTCCACAAAGAGATGGAAGAAATATCACAGACCAAATAG
- the dut gene encoding dUTP diphosphatase has translation MNKINRADPETVIPPGRLTVKIKGKNIPRYQSEQAAGCDLHASTARTIIVPPGGFATVRTGISIELPAGYEAQVRPRSGLARNHGIGVLNAPGTIDPDYRGEIMVILFNIGSKPFPVHDRDRIAQLVFSRVERPRLRTVTRLRKTRRGAGGFGSSGIGPALSKKSPKTTGKQTRSIEHSLNRGTGRGKESAG, from the coding sequence ATGAACAAGATCAATCGCGCCGATCCTGAAACCGTGATCCCGCCGGGCCGGCTGACCGTGAAGATAAAAGGTAAAAATATTCCGCGCTACCAGAGCGAACAGGCGGCGGGCTGCGACCTGCACGCCAGCACCGCTCGCACAATTATCGTGCCGCCGGGAGGTTTCGCGACCGTGCGCACGGGTATCAGCATCGAGTTGCCAGCCGGTTATGAGGCGCAGGTAAGACCGCGCAGCGGTCTCGCCCGCAACCATGGCATCGGCGTTTTGAACGCTCCGGGCACGATCGATCCCGATTACCGGGGCGAGATAATGGTCATCCTGTTCAACATCGGTTCCAAACCTTTTCCCGTCCATGACCGGGACCGCATCGCCCAGCTGGTTTTCAGCCGGGTCGAACGGCCGCGTCTACGGACCGTGACCAGATTGCGTAAAACCCGCCGGGGCGCGGGCGGCTTCGGAAGTTCGGGGATCGGCCCCGCACTTTCGAAAAAATCGCCCAAAACCACCGGAAAACAAACCCGGTCAATTGAGCATTCGCTGAATCGCGGGACTGGCCGCGGAAAGGAAAGTGCGGGGTGA
- a CDS encoding DUF4837 family protein, producing the protein MKKSVICCLSACLLILSACSKLPNSVGRPRDVVVIASSVDTATINRTIQIVNYFPQPEPMFIFIFAADTAGHGVKTFNTLFLYGSLEDKFISTMLNPDARAAAKRDTFTLFLIHDLWARPQTAVIMAASTPQYVVPGLYRYREKIRSLLEENYYAQLKSRYYEQAIDENIKRSTVRFGFTVDVHEGWLVDSTHWEKGFVSVHAHYPDRSVFFYREKLTQSLSDSFVVKKRDLLTGLYYNGDHILKDLTWIEPVEFKSMRGYRIKGVWQNDSLVAGGPFLSYALTDNQILYFIDGLLFSPGERKTDYYLTLEIIMNSIEITP; encoded by the coding sequence ATGAAAAAATCAGTGATCTGTTGCCTGAGCGCATGCCTTTTGATCTTGAGCGCATGCTCGAAACTTCCGAACAGCGTGGGGCGTCCCCGCGATGTCGTGGTGATCGCTTCGTCCGTCGATACCGCGACCATCAACCGGACGATCCAGATCGTTAATTATTTCCCTCAACCCGAACCGATGTTCATTTTTATTTTTGCCGCCGACACGGCCGGCCATGGGGTCAAGACCTTTAATACCCTGTTCCTGTACGGATCCTTAGAAGATAAATTCATCAGCACGATGCTTAACCCCGATGCGCGGGCGGCCGCAAAGCGCGATACTTTTACGCTCTTTTTGATCCACGATCTCTGGGCCCGGCCCCAGACCGCGGTCATCATGGCCGCATCGACACCGCAGTACGTTGTTCCGGGATTGTACCGCTACCGGGAGAAGATCCGCTCGCTGCTTGAGGAAAATTACTACGCGCAGCTCAAAAGCCGCTATTATGAACAGGCGATCGACGAGAACATCAAGCGCAGTACGGTGCGCTTTGGGTTTACGGTCGATGTCCATGAGGGATGGCTGGTGGATTCAACCCACTGGGAAAAGGGCTTTGTGTCGGTCCACGCCCATTATCCCGACCGCAGCGTGTTCTTCTACCGGGAGAAACTGACACAGTCATTGTCCGACAGTTTTGTCGTGAAAAAACGCGACCTGCTGACCGGCCTGTACTACAACGGCGACCACATCCTTAAGGATCTGACCTGGATCGAACCGGTCGAGTTCAAGAGCATGCGGGGGTACAGGATCAAGGGCGTCTGGCAGAATGACTCGCTGGTCGCGGGCGGGCCCTTTCTGTCCTATGCGCTGACCGACAACCAGATTCTCTATTTCATTGACGGACTGCTTTTTTCGCCCGGCGAAAGAAAGACCGATTACTACCTGACCCTGGAAATAATCATGAATTCGATCGAGATAACGCCTTAA
- a CDS encoding glycosyltransferase family 4 protein has product MKILLVSDIFYPHTGGVSEHILHLFKNLNALGHHAKIVAPSFGRNYPYVDENIIRMGRAFKIPKNRSFSVITLSLKLPWEFRKFLQSNNFDVIHIHGPLAPVLPYFALKYSTSKNFITFHSAYEESLGYVLFEPVLEQYFRKIHGLIAVSSVARDCVAKYFPDGHYRIIPNGIDTNRFRSDIQPIDMLKDYYPKILFVGRFEPRKGLKYLLMAFPDIIKEFPDAKLVIVGEGFLEHYYRQYIEGHIQDHVIFVGRVSPEDLPRYYASCDIYSSPATGAESFGIVLLEAMASGKPIVASDIPGYRTILDDQAEGLVFPPCDHKALAEKIVHLLKNPILMRQYGEQGRAKSLRFDWKIVTQQVCDFYQEVINKDG; this is encoded by the coding sequence GTGAAGATCCTCCTGGTCTCCGATATTTTCTACCCCCACACCGGCGGTGTATCCGAACACATCCTGCACCTTTTCAAAAACTTAAACGCGCTCGGCCACCACGCGAAGATCGTGGCCCCGTCGTTCGGTCGGAATTACCCCTATGTCGACGAGAATATTATCCGCATGGGCAGGGCGTTCAAGATCCCCAAGAACCGATCCTTTTCGGTCATCACCCTGAGCCTGAAACTGCCCTGGGAATTCAGAAAATTCCTGCAGTCCAACAATTTCGACGTCATCCATATTCACGGACCGCTGGCGCCGGTCCTGCCGTACTTCGCGCTCAAGTATTCCACATCCAAGAACTTCATCACCTTCCATTCGGCCTATGAGGAAAGCCTGGGTTATGTGCTCTTCGAACCGGTGCTTGAACAATATTTCAGAAAGATCCACGGTCTGATCGCGGTCTCATCGGTGGCCCGGGATTGCGTGGCCAAGTATTTCCCTGACGGCCATTACCGGATCATCCCCAACGGCATCGATACCAACCGGTTCAGGTCCGATATCCAGCCGATCGACATGCTGAAAGACTACTATCCAAAGATCCTGTTCGTCGGCAGGTTCGAACCGCGCAAGGGACTGAAATACCTGCTCATGGCTTTTCCCGATATCATCAAAGAATTCCCCGATGCCAAGCTGGTCATTGTCGGCGAAGGGTTCCTGGAACATTACTACCGGCAGTATATCGAAGGGCATATCCAGGACCACGTGATATTCGTAGGACGCGTGAGCCCTGAAGACCTGCCTCGTTATTACGCGTCGTGCGACATCTACTCTTCGCCGGCAACGGGTGCCGAAAGCTTCGGTATCGTCCTGCTTGAGGCGATGGCCAGTGGAAAACCGATCGTGGCGTCCGACATACCCGGTTACCGCACGATCCTTGACGATCAGGCAGAAGGGCTGGTCTTCCCGCCCTGCGATCACAAGGCCCTGGCCGAGAAGATCGTTCACCTGCTTAAGAATCCAATCCTGATGCGGCAGTACGGCGAACAGGGCCGGGCCAAATCACTGCGGTTCGATTGGAAAATAGTCACCCAGCAGGTCTGTGACTTCTACCAGGAGGTAATAAATAAAGACGGCTAA